A genomic stretch from Hemibagrus wyckioides isolate EC202008001 linkage group LG18, SWU_Hwy_1.0, whole genome shotgun sequence includes:
- the LOC131369057 gene encoding heterogeneous nuclear ribonucleoprotein A/B-like isoform X2, translated as MADDSEQQFMETSENGNGEEELNGAEGADSQLEAEGEAAQAESQNGAADGGQIEATKGEEDAGKMFVGGLSWDTSKKDLKDYFSKFGEVMDCTIKMDSNTGRSRGFGFILFKEAASVERVLQQKEHRLDGRQIDPKKAMAMKKDPVKKIFVGGLNPETTEEKIREYFGAFGEIESIELPTDPKTSKRRGFVFITYKEESPVKKVLEKKYHTVNGSKCEIKVAQPKEVYQQQQYGGRGGGYGGRGRGRGGQLQNWNQGYSNYWNQGYGNQGYGYGGQQGYGSYGSYGNYDYSSGYYGYGGGYDYSPKYFQSKNP; from the exons ATGGCCGACgacagtgagcagcagttcatgGAGACCTCGGAGAACGGAAACGGAGAGGAAGAGCTGAACGGAGCGGAGGGTGCGGACTCACAGCTCGAGGCGGAAGGAGAGGCCGCGCAGGCCGAGTCTCAGAACGGAGCGGCGGATGGAGGACAGATCGAAGCCACCAAGGGAGAGGAGGACGCCGG caAAATGTTTGTTGGCGGTCTTAGCTGGGACACCAGCAAAAAAGATCTTAAAGACTACTTCTCAAAGTTTGGTGAGGTGATGGACTGCACCATCAAAATGGATTCTAACACGGGCCGGTCACGTGGTTTTGgcttcatcctcttcaaagagGCAGCGAGCGTGGAAAGG GTGTTGCAGCAAAAGGAACACCGGCTAGATGGAAGACAGATTGATCCTAAGAAAGCGATGGCAATGAAGAAAGACCCTGTTAAGAAAATATTTGTTGGCGGACTCAACCCCGAGACGACAGAAGAAAAGATCCGGGAATACTTTGGGGCATTTGGCGAG attGAATCTATTGAGCTTCCCACGGATCCAAAAACGAGCAAGAGAAGGGGTTTCGTCTTTATCACTTACAAGGAGGAGTCGCCTGTCAAGAAAGTCCTAGAAAAGAAATACCATACTGTTAACGGAAGCAag TGTGAAATTAAAGTTGCCCAGCCTAAGGAGGTgtaccagcagcagcagtatggAGGACGTGGTGGCGGCTATGGAGGTCGTGGCAGGGGTCGTGGTG GCCAACTTCAGAATTGGAACCAGGGATACAGCAATTACTGGAACCAGGGCTATGGCAATCAGGGTTATGGTTACGGTGGACAACAAGGCTATGGCAGCTACGGGAGTTATGGCAACTATGACTACTCTTCTGGCTACTATGGCTATGGTGGTGGATATGACTACA GCCCTAAGTATTTTCAATCCAAGAATCCATAA
- the LOC131369058 gene encoding small ribosomal subunit protein RACK1-like has protein sequence MTEQMTLRGTLKGHSGWVTQIATTPQFPDMILSASRDKTIIMWKLTRDETNYGVPQRALRGHSHFVSDVVISSDGQFALSGSWDGTLRLWDLTTGTTTRRFVGHTKDVLSVAFSADNRQIVSGSRDKTIKLWNTLGVCKYTIQDEGHTEWVSCVRFSPNSSNPIIVSCGWDKLVKVWNLANCKLKTNHIGHTGFLNTVTVSPDGSLCASGGKDGQAMLWDLNEGKHLYTLDGGDTINALCFSPNRYWLCAATGPSIKIWDLEGKIIVDELRQEVISTSSKAEPPQCTSLAWSADGQTLFAGYTDNLIRVWQVTIGTR, from the exons ATGACCGAGCAGATGACTCTGAGAGGGACCCTGAAGGGCCACAGTGGTTGGGTGACCCAAATCGCCACAACTCCTCAGTTTCCCGACATGATTCTGTCCGCGTCCAGAG ATAAGACCATCATCATGTGGAAGCTGACCCGTGACGAGACCAACTACGGCGTCCCCCAGCGCGCTCTGCGTGGCCACTCGCACTTCGTCAGCGATGTGGTCATCTCCTCGGACGGCCAGTTCGCTCTTTCTGGGTCATGGGACGGCACTCTTCGTCTCTGGGATCTCACCAC TGGAACCACAACCCGCCGTTTTGTTGGACACACCAAGGACGTGCTGAGCGTGGCTTTCTCTGCTGATAACCGCCAGATCGTGTCTGGCTCCCGGGACAAGACCATCAAGCTGTGGAACACACTGGGTGTCTGCAAATACACCATCCAG gATGAGGGCCACACTGAGTGGGTGTCCTGCGTACGCTTCTCACCCAACAGCAGCAACCCCATCATCGTGTCCTGCGGCTGGGACAAGCTGGTTAAG GTGTGGAATCTGGCTAACTGCAAGCTGAAGACCAACCACATTGGTCACACTGGATTCCTGAACACGGTCACTGTCTCCCCTGATGGGTCCCTCTGCGCTTCTGGTGGAAAG GACGGGCAGGCCATGCTGTGGGATCTGAATGAAGGGAAGCACCTGTACACCCTGGATGGTGGAGACACCATCAACGCTCTCTGCTTCAGCCCTAACAGATACTGGCTCTGCGCAGCCACCGGCCCTTCCATCAAGATCTGG GATCTTGAGGGCAAAATCATCGTTGATGAGCTGAGGCAGGAGGTGATCAGCACCAGCAGCAAGGCTGAGCCGCCGCAGTGCACTTCTCTGGCCTGGTCTGCTGATGGACAG ACTCTGTTCGCTGGCTACACTGACAACCTCATCAGAGTGTGGCAGGTTACCATTGGAACCCGATAG
- the LOC131369057 gene encoding heterogeneous nuclear ribonucleoprotein A/B-like isoform X1, which produces MADDSEQQFMETSENGNGEEELNGAEGADSQLEAEGEAAQAESQNGAADGGQIEATKGEEDAGKMFVGGLSWDTSKKDLKDYFSKFGEVMDCTIKMDSNTGRSRGFGFILFKEAASVERVLQQKEHRLDGRQIDPKKAMAMKKDPVKKIFVGGLNPETTEEKIREYFGAFGEIESIELPTDPKTSKRRGFVFITYKEESPVKKVLEKKYHTVNGSKCEIKVAQPKEVYQQQQYGGRGGGYGGRGRGRGGQLQNWNQGYSNYWNQGYGNQGYGYGGQQGYGSYGSYGNYDYSSGYYGYGGGYDYSQGNTSYGKTPRRGGHQSSYKPY; this is translated from the exons ATGGCCGACgacagtgagcagcagttcatgGAGACCTCGGAGAACGGAAACGGAGAGGAAGAGCTGAACGGAGCGGAGGGTGCGGACTCACAGCTCGAGGCGGAAGGAGAGGCCGCGCAGGCCGAGTCTCAGAACGGAGCGGCGGATGGAGGACAGATCGAAGCCACCAAGGGAGAGGAGGACGCCGG caAAATGTTTGTTGGCGGTCTTAGCTGGGACACCAGCAAAAAAGATCTTAAAGACTACTTCTCAAAGTTTGGTGAGGTGATGGACTGCACCATCAAAATGGATTCTAACACGGGCCGGTCACGTGGTTTTGgcttcatcctcttcaaagagGCAGCGAGCGTGGAAAGG GTGTTGCAGCAAAAGGAACACCGGCTAGATGGAAGACAGATTGATCCTAAGAAAGCGATGGCAATGAAGAAAGACCCTGTTAAGAAAATATTTGTTGGCGGACTCAACCCCGAGACGACAGAAGAAAAGATCCGGGAATACTTTGGGGCATTTGGCGAG attGAATCTATTGAGCTTCCCACGGATCCAAAAACGAGCAAGAGAAGGGGTTTCGTCTTTATCACTTACAAGGAGGAGTCGCCTGTCAAGAAAGTCCTAGAAAAGAAATACCATACTGTTAACGGAAGCAag TGTGAAATTAAAGTTGCCCAGCCTAAGGAGGTgtaccagcagcagcagtatggAGGACGTGGTGGCGGCTATGGAGGTCGTGGCAGGGGTCGTGGTG GCCAACTTCAGAATTGGAACCAGGGATACAGCAATTACTGGAACCAGGGCTATGGCAATCAGGGTTATGGTTACGGTGGACAACAAGGCTATGGCAGCTACGGGAGTTATGGCAACTATGACTACTCTTCTGGCTACTATGGCTATGGTGGTGGATATGACTACA GCCAGGGCAATACGAGCTATGGGAAAACTCCAAGACGTGGAGGCCACCAGAGTAGCTACAAGCCATACTGA